Below is a window of uncultured Cohaesibacter sp. DNA.
TTATGGAAGTCCTGCAGATGATCATGTTCGGGAGCCTGCGGATAATGCACCGGCGTATTATAGCCGATCATGATCAGTTCGGCCCCGCGCAGACCAAGCACACGGAAGCTTTCCGGCCAGCGGCGGTCGTTGCAGATGCACATACCGAGCTTGCCGCCCAGCGCATCAAAGGTCTGGAAACCGAGATTGCCGGTTTCGAAATAGCGACGCTCCAGATGCTGGAACGGACGCCAGTCTTCATATTCACTATGGCCGGGCAGATGGACCTTGCGATATTTGCCGACAATCTCGCCGGACTTGTCGACGATGATCGTGGTGTTGAAATGACGTGTCTTGCCATCCTCGATGGTCAGTTCAGCATAGCCCAGATAGAAGCCCATCTGGTATTTTCTGGCCGCGTCAAACAAGGGCTGTGTTTCGGCGCTTGGCATCTCTGTTTCAAAGAAGGCATCGATATCGGCCTGATCCTCGAAATACCAGC
It encodes the following:
- a CDS encoding N-carbamoyl-D-amino-acid hydrolase, yielding MSRPLKIAAAQLGPIAREETRTEVVARCLKLMEEAHALGTDLIVFPELALTTFFPRWYFEDQADIDAFFETEMPSAETQPLFDAARKYQMGFYLGYAELTIEDGKTRHFNTTIIVDKSGEIVGKYRKVHLPGHSEYEDWRPFQHLERRYFETGNLGFQTFDALGGKLGMCICNDRRWPESFRVLGLRGAELIMIGYNTPVHYPQAPEHDHLQDFHNELSMQAGAYQNGTWVVGVAKAGKEEGCDLIGGSCIIAPTGQIVAQAKTLGDEIVFFECDLDRCDEIRKNVFNFQRYREPENYTPITEPKKS